The Bombus huntii isolate Logan2020A unplaced genomic scaffold, iyBomHunt1.1 ctg00000122.1, whole genome shotgun sequence genome has a window encoding:
- the LOC126877110 gene encoding venom serine protease Bi-VSP-like isoform X2, whose protein sequence is MWRDPNVVGVAFQKKRKKSKGVQNFSRCRTVNTCGAWPWIAALGFRNPRNPDKPLWKCGGSLISARHVLTAAHCAHMDGIENIHNHNIAILRLVEEVPFSRYVYPICTKEPLRKINFVGYNPLVAGWGALRYRRPRRNALMEVQMPVIKNAECKIAYSKFPNAPDITDGIICAEHAQGGEDSCTADRGGPLLIQHELTSYLIGIVSYAYKCGTAGYPSVYTRVTSYLDFILQAMQ, encoded by the exons atgtggcgtgatccgaacgtagtgggggtcgccttccagaaaaaacgaaaaaaatcgaaaggcgttcagaacttttcgagatgtcgaaccgtcaacacatgtg gcgcttggccatggatcgctgcattaggttttcgtaatccccgaaacccagacaaaccactatggaagtgcggaggttccctgatatcggctaggcatgttttgaccgcagcacattgtgcacatatggatggaatagaaaacatacacaatcataatattgccattcttagattggtggaggaggtgccattttcga ggtacgtatatcccatttgtacgaaagagcccctacgaaagatcaacttcgtcggctataacccccttgttgctggatggggagcattaagatata gacgaccacgacgtaatgcattaatggaagtacaaatgccagtgattaagaacgccgaatgcaaaatagcttattccaaatttcctaatgcacctgatatcactgatggtataatatgcgccgaacatgctcagggtggagaggattcttgtacg gctgaccgcggcggaccactgctgatacaacatgaattaacctcgtatttaataggtattgtgtcttatgcttataagtgcggcacagctgggtatcccagcgtttacactagggtcacatcgtaccttgacttcattctccaagcgatgcaataa